A section of the Rhodospirillaceae bacterium genome encodes:
- the fghA gene encoding S-formylglutathione hydrolase produces the protein MSLETVSASKCFGGTQYVYAHEARTTRCRMQFSAYVPPQAADGPVPVLTYLSGLTCTEENFTVKAAVQRHAAEHGLLVVAPDTSPRGEAVPDDEAWDLGTGAGFYVNATEDPWAGHYRMYDYVVEELPDVVGANLPADMSRRGLFGHSMGGHGTLVVALRNPDHYKSVSVLAPICAPTETGLGEKIFGAYLGPDRDAWREYDATELVKEGHNCAPILIDQGDEDEFFKTGAMKIDAFQAACAAAGQPVTLRMQQGYDHGYFFVQTFMGDHVAYHAGTLNG, from the coding sequence ATGTCTCTCGAAACCGTCAGCGCCAGCAAATGTTTCGGCGGCACGCAATATGTCTACGCCCACGAGGCGCGGACGACGCGGTGCCGGATGCAGTTCTCCGCCTATGTGCCGCCCCAGGCGGCGGACGGGCCGGTGCCGGTATTGACGTATCTGTCGGGCCTGACCTGCACGGAGGAGAATTTCACCGTGAAGGCGGCGGTCCAGCGCCATGCGGCAGAACACGGCCTGCTGGTCGTTGCGCCGGACACCAGCCCGCGCGGCGAGGCGGTGCCCGACGACGAGGCCTGGGATCTCGGCACCGGCGCCGGCTTCTATGTCAACGCCACCGAGGACCCCTGGGCCGGCCACTACCGGATGTACGATTATGTCGTCGAGGAACTGCCGGACGTCGTCGGCGCGAACCTGCCGGCCGACATGAGCCGCCGCGGCCTGTTCGGCCATTCGATGGGCGGCCACGGCACGCTGGTCGTCGCCCTGCGCAATCCGGACCATTACAAATCGGTTTCCGTGCTCGCGCCGATCTGCGCGCCGACCGAAACCGGTTTGGGCGAGAAGATTTTCGGCGCCTATCTGGGCCCGGACCGCGACGCTTGGCGCGAATACGATGCGACGGAACTGGTGAAGGAAGGGCACAACTGCGCGCCGATCCTGATTGACCAGGGCGACGAGGACGAGTTCTTCAAGACGGGCGCGATGAAGATCGACGCCTTTCAGGCGGCCTGCGCGGCGGCGGGCCAGCCGGTCACCCTGCGCATGCAGCAGGGCTACGACCACGGCTATTTCTTCGTCCAGACCTTCATGGGCGACCATGTCGCCTACCACGCCGGGACGCTGAACGGCTGA